In one window of Armatimonadota bacterium DNA:
- a CDS encoding ABC transporter substrate-binding protein: MRALRVICLTLAVVVVICGCARRERGAQPGAGKLTIAVVPKAVAFDFWLSVKAGADQAAEENDATIIWRGPSDERDVAGQISMLEDLINSRVDGIVMAACDSKALAPIVRRAAEAKIPLITIDSGVDDPSVPLVATDNIRGARIAGETLVELIGGKGKVGLIPFVAGAATSTMRENGFKEEIKKHPQVEIVSVLYSESDAAKGMAVTENMLTSNPDLAGIFAANEPGAIGAARAIEQRGLAGKVKLVAFDAADSQIAALERGTIQALIVQNPFKMGYEGVQTVVKAIRGEPVPRYVDTGVSAVTKENLDTPEIKSLLGR; encoded by the coding sequence ATGAGAGCCTTGCGCGTTATCTGTCTCACACTGGCTGTCGTCGTTGTCATCTGTGGCTGCGCGCGCCGGGAGCGCGGCGCGCAGCCCGGCGCCGGGAAACTGACCATCGCCGTCGTGCCCAAGGCCGTTGCGTTCGACTTCTGGCTTTCGGTGAAGGCGGGCGCGGACCAGGCGGCGGAGGAGAACGACGCCACCATCATCTGGCGTGGGCCGTCGGATGAGCGCGATGTGGCCGGCCAGATTTCGATGCTCGAGGATCTCATCAACTCGCGCGTGGACGGAATCGTCATGGCCGCGTGTGATTCCAAGGCGTTGGCGCCGATCGTCAGGAGAGCGGCGGAAGCGAAGATACCGCTCATCACGATTGACTCCGGTGTGGACGACCCGTCTGTGCCACTCGTGGCCACCGATAACATTAGAGGGGCGCGTATCGCCGGGGAAACGCTCGTCGAGTTGATCGGGGGCAAAGGCAAGGTCGGCCTGATTCCGTTCGTCGCGGGAGCAGCCACTTCGACGATGCGGGAGAATGGGTTCAAAGAGGAAATCAAGAAGCATCCGCAGGTAGAGATCGTCAGCGTCCTGTATTCCGAGAGCGATGCCGCGAAGGGGATGGCCGTTACGGAGAATATGCTGACGTCGAACCCCGACCTCGCCGGCATCTTCGCCGCCAATGAGCCGGGCGCAATCGGCGCGGCGCGGGCGATTGAGCAGCGAGGCCTGGCGGGGAAGGTGAAGCTCGTCGCGTTCGATGCCGCCGACAGCCAGATTGCCGCGCTCGAGCGCGGCACCATTCAAGCGCTCATCGTGCAGAACCCGTTCAAGATGGGGTACGAGGGCGTGCAAACTGTCGTCAAGGCGATCCGCGGCGAGCCGGTTCCGCGCTACGTTGATACCGGCGTCAGCGCGGTGACGAAGGAGAATCTCGACACGCCGGAGATCAAGAGCCTGCTCGGGCGATAG
- a CDS encoding ABC transporter permease, protein MGQQRDNSHVIGDVAPVLAWQRVAEWLRPLAALIVMGVILSFASPHFLTPNNLATVAVQASAVAILAVAETMVIISGNIDLSVGSVLALCGCAAALLMRSGVGIAPSVLLGVALGVGVGTLSGALTAFGRMPSFIVTLGMMGIARGAALIITGGVNVFGVPQRFADLSMARRVGIPLPALLAGAVAVAAHVVLTRTSLGRSIYAIGGNPEAARLSGIPVKRVVTIIFAIAGLLSALAGLALTSRLSIGQPTAGVGYELDAIAAAVIGGASLMGGQGTVAGTLIGALIMAVLRNGCDLLRVPVFWQQVAIGVIIIAAVFLDQFRRRR, encoded by the coding sequence ATGGGGCAACAGAGAGACAACTCGCATGTGATAGGAGACGTCGCACCCGTTTTGGCGTGGCAGCGGGTTGCCGAGTGGCTGCGGCCGCTGGCGGCGTTGATCGTGATGGGGGTCATCCTATCCTTCGCCTCGCCTCACTTTCTCACGCCCAATAATCTGGCAACTGTCGCGGTACAGGCGTCGGCGGTGGCAATCCTCGCGGTCGCCGAGACGATGGTCATCATCAGCGGCAACATTGACCTGTCGGTGGGATCGGTGCTGGCGCTGTGCGGCTGTGCGGCGGCGCTGTTGATGCGCAGCGGGGTGGGGATCGCGCCGTCGGTGCTGCTCGGCGTTGCGCTTGGCGTTGGCGTCGGCACACTGAGCGGGGCGCTGACCGCGTTTGGGCGAATGCCCTCGTTCATCGTCACCCTGGGGATGATGGGCATTGCGAGGGGCGCCGCACTGATTATCACGGGCGGGGTGAACGTGTTCGGGGTGCCGCAGAGGTTCGCCGACCTCTCGATGGCGCGACGGGTCGGCATTCCGCTGCCCGCGCTGCTCGCCGGTGCAGTCGCGGTCGCGGCGCACGTGGTGCTCACCCGAACATCACTGGGGCGCAGTATCTACGCCATCGGCGGTAATCCCGAGGCGGCCCGGCTCTCGGGAATTCCCGTCAAGCGAGTCGTGACCATTATCTTTGCCATCGCGGGGTTGCTGTCGGCCCTGGCGGGCCTCGCGCTGACCAGCCGCCTCAGTATCGGGCAACCGACGGCCGGGGTCGGCTACGAGCTGGACGCGATTGCCGCAGCCGTAATCGGCGGCGCGAGCCTGATGGGCGGCCAGGGAACGGTGGCCGGGACGCTCATTGGCGCGCTGATAATGGCCGTGTTGCGCAACGGGTGCGACCTCCTGCGGGTTCCGGTATTCTGGCAGCAGGTCGCAATCGGGGTCATCATCATCGCTGCCGTGTTCCTCGACCAGTTTCGCCGGCGGAGGTAG
- a CDS encoding ThuA domain-containing protein: protein MDRPIRVTVWNEYRHEKRNEQIAKLYPKGMHGAIAEHLSKQPGIEVRTATLDEPEHGLTEQVLAETDVLTWWGHTAHGEVKDDIVARVRERVLDGMGLIVLHSGHFSKIFGALLGTTCNLRWREIGEKERLWVIDRSHPIAEGVGEYFELPHTEMYGEPFDIPAPDALVFVSWFAGGEVFRSGCCFNRGRGKIFYFRPGHETFPIYHDANVLKVITNAVRWTASGRAAAPTFGNMQPLEDVKPE, encoded by the coding sequence ATGGACAGACCGATTCGCGTCACCGTATGGAATGAGTACCGCCACGAGAAGAGGAATGAGCAGATCGCCAAGCTCTACCCCAAGGGGATGCACGGCGCGATTGCCGAGCATCTGTCCAAGCAGCCGGGCATCGAGGTGCGCACTGCGACGCTGGACGAGCCCGAGCACGGGCTGACGGAGCAAGTCTTGGCCGAGACCGATGTCCTCACCTGGTGGGGGCACACGGCGCACGGGGAAGTCAAGGACGACATCGTCGCCCGCGTGCGCGAGCGAGTGTTGGACGGCATGGGGCTCATCGTGCTGCACTCCGGCCACTTCTCCAAGATCTTCGGGGCGCTGCTGGGCACGACGTGCAATCTGCGCTGGCGGGAGATCGGGGAGAAGGAGCGCCTGTGGGTGATTGACCGCAGCCATCCCATCGCCGAAGGCGTTGGCGAGTACTTTGAGTTGCCGCATACCGAGATGTACGGCGAGCCCTTCGACATCCCGGCGCCGGACGCGCTGGTCTTCGTGAGCTGGTTCGCGGGCGGCGAGGTCTTCCGCAGTGGATGCTGCTTCAACCGTGGCCGCGGGAAGATCTTCTACTTCCGGCCGGGACACGAGACGTTCCCCATCTACCACGACGCGAATGTGCTGAAGGTCATCACCAACGCCGTTCGCTGGACAGCGAGCGGGCGCGCCGCGGCGCCGACCTTCGGCAACATGCAGCCCCTGGAGGATGTGAAGCCCGAGTAG
- a CDS encoding RNA-binding protein yields the protein MPDKTLYVGNFPYSVTEDDLRQLFEQYGPLTEVRMIGNRGFAFIQLDEQQAAGAIEALNGQDFQGRPLTVNEAQPRPERTGGGGGFRGGRDSGGGGRGGGGRGGGGRGGGGRGGGGRGGRREPRW from the coding sequence ATGCCTGACAAGACGTTGTACGTAGGGAACTTCCCCTACAGCGTAACCGAGGACGACTTGCGTCAACTGTTCGAGCAGTATGGGCCGTTGACGGAGGTGCGGATGATCGGCAACCGGGGGTTCGCCTTCATCCAGCTCGACGAACAGCAAGCGGCCGGGGCCATCGAGGCGCTCAACGGTCAAGACTTCCAGGGGCGTCCGCTTACGGTCAACGAGGCGCAACCGCGACCGGAGCGCACGGGCGGCGGCGGCGGGTTCCGCGGCGGTCGTGACTCAGGCGGCGGCGGTCGGGGCGGCGGAGGCCGCGGCGGCGGAGGTCGCGGCGGGGGAGGTCGCGGCGGCGGAGGTCGCGGCGGGCGCCGCGAGCCGCGTTGGTAA
- a CDS encoding YbhB/YbcL family Raf kinase inhibitor-like protein — protein sequence MTFSLTSSAFKDGDRIPAKYTADGADVSPPLSWDKLPEGTVSLAVICDDPDAPAGTWTHWVLYDLPADRAELPEGVPSRETVPELGGAKHGLNDFGIAGYGGPSPPRGPAHHYHFRLYALDAKLDLPARGRKGDVDKATQGHILGQAQLVGLYGR from the coding sequence ATGACCTTCAGCCTGACCAGCAGCGCTTTCAAGGACGGCGACAGGATCCCCGCCAAGTACACGGCGGACGGGGCCGACGTATCGCCGCCGTTGTCATGGGATAAGCTGCCCGAGGGCACGGTCTCGCTCGCCGTGATCTGTGACGACCCCGACGCGCCGGCCGGGACCTGGACTCACTGGGTGCTCTACGATCTGCCCGCGGACCGTGCCGAGCTTCCCGAGGGCGTTCCCTCACGCGAGACCGTCCCGGAGCTCGGCGGGGCGAAGCACGGCCTCAATGACTTCGGCATCGCGGGCTACGGGGGGCCATCGCCGCCGCGCGGGCCGGCGCACCACTATCACTTCAGGCTCTATGCTCTCGACGCGAAGCTCGACCTGCCCGCCCGCGGGCGCAAGGGCGACGTAGACAAGGCGACGCAGGGGCATATCCTCGGTCAGGCACAACTCGTCGGCCTCTATGGCCGCTGA
- the gcvH gene encoding glycine cleavage system protein GcvH: protein MYPDDLVYTESHQWARIEGDIAIIGITDYAQDQMGDLVYVDLPEVGDEVNGGAPLGQVESVKAVSDVVSPVSGEVTAINEALVDEPETVNRDPYGDGWLVKVRMSDPTEAESLLDAAAYQAVLEKEQSS from the coding sequence ATGTATCCGGATGACTTGGTTTATACTGAAAGTCACCAATGGGCGCGCATTGAAGGCGATATTGCGATAATCGGCATTACCGATTACGCTCAGGATCAGATGGGCGACCTCGTGTACGTTGACCTACCCGAGGTGGGGGACGAGGTGAACGGTGGTGCGCCTCTTGGGCAGGTGGAATCGGTCAAGGCGGTGAGTGACGTTGTAAGCCCCGTCAGCGGCGAGGTCACGGCGATCAATGAGGCGCTGGTGGATGAACCGGAGACTGTGAATCGCGACCCGTACGGTGACGGATGGCTGGTGAAGGTGCGCATGAGCGATCCTACGGAAGCGGAGTCGCTGCTGGATGCGGCTGCTTACCAGGCGGTGCTCGAGAAGGAACAGTCGTCGTAA
- a CDS encoding DMT family transporter produces the protein MWSCVPLLIKQVAPPFDVRWVALLRLVMGAAFLVVAEGLIADRASATGARIRWRGRERVWLALGGAGIGGNYLLYTLGVARTTATAANLIVQVEVIGLALWGILILKEPVTRAKGLGMALCFSGVSLVAWNGESLAGLAQSRYLAGNLIIAAGGLSWSIYGLSQKVLLRSGGVAETVIPILVIGAGIAAIAAAFAPPLSRPPTALELAYLGALGFACTGMGYLLMVRGLRVMEASSVALVSALMPVFTMIEAHLLLGEELTGFILGGAALVVGGIALMVVTGAGGRLKPRRVPSEDAPA, from the coding sequence TTGTGGAGCTGCGTCCCTCTATTAATCAAGCAAGTGGCGCCGCCGTTTGATGTCAGGTGGGTGGCGCTGCTGCGGCTCGTGATGGGCGCGGCTTTCCTGGTGGTCGCGGAGGGGCTGATCGCGGATAGGGCCTCTGCGACCGGCGCGCGAATTCGATGGCGCGGCCGGGAGCGCGTTTGGCTGGCCTTGGGCGGGGCCGGCATCGGCGGGAACTACCTTCTCTACACCCTCGGCGTTGCGCGCACTACTGCCACGGCGGCGAACCTCATCGTACAGGTCGAAGTCATCGGTCTCGCCCTGTGGGGCATACTCATCCTCAAGGAGCCGGTCACCCGCGCCAAAGGCCTCGGGATGGCCCTGTGCTTCAGCGGAGTATCTCTGGTGGCGTGGAACGGTGAAAGCCTCGCCGGTCTCGCGCAATCCCGGTATCTTGCGGGCAACCTGATAATAGCCGCAGGCGGCTTGAGCTGGTCCATCTACGGGCTCAGCCAGAAGGTGCTGCTGCGGTCGGGCGGCGTGGCCGAGACGGTGATTCCGATACTCGTCATCGGAGCCGGCATCGCGGCGATCGCAGCGGCTTTCGCACCGCCGTTAAGCCGGCCGCCGACGGCGCTGGAACTGGCTTACCTCGGGGCGCTCGGCTTCGCCTGCACGGGAATGGGCTATCTGCTCATGGTGCGCGGGCTGCGCGTCATGGAGGCCAGCTCTGTGGCGCTGGTGAGCGCCTTGATGCCCGTGTTCACCATGATCGAAGCGCATCTGCTGCTGGGCGAGGAACTGACGGGCTTCATTCTCGGCGGCGCCGCGCTCGTCGTCGGCGGAATCGCGCTGATGGTGGTGACCGGCGCGGGCGGGCGCCTCAAGCCTCGACGGGTGCCCTCTGAAGACGCGCCAGCGTAA